A window of Hydrogenothermus marinus contains these coding sequences:
- a CDS encoding pseudouridine synthase translates to MKERLNKFIASTGYCSRRKADILIKEGKVKVNGQKVSELGIKIDPSKDKVEVEGKILKPISKKVYYKLYKPRGYLTALGKDKFGRKTLTDLFKEINFKEKVFPVGRLDLDSEGLLILTNDGEFAYKLMHPSFKIPKKYILKVEGRINAKDFNKIKKGTKLEDTFLKPDSVKILKKDEKSTTVEIEIHSGQKRILRRFFKKFGYPVKRLLRIQIGNIKLGDLKEKEIKIIGEEEILKLKRRLRK, encoded by the coding sequence ATGAAAGAAAGACTAAATAAATTTATTGCATCTACAGGATATTGTTCAAGAAGAAAAGCCGATATTCTAATAAAAGAAGGAAAAGTCAAAGTTAATGGTCAAAAAGTATCAGAACTTGGTATAAAAATAGACCCAAGCAAAGATAAAGTAGAAGTAGAAGGAAAAATTTTAAAACCTATTTCTAAAAAAGTATATTATAAACTTTATAAACCAAGAGGATATCTAACTGCCTTAGGTAAAGATAAATTTGGTAGAAAAACTTTAACAGATCTTTTTAAAGAAATAAATTTTAAAGAAAAAGTATTTCCAGTAGGAAGATTAGATTTAGATTCGGAAGGACTTTTAATTCTAACAAACGATGGAGAATTTGCATACAAATTAATGCATCCATCTTTCAAAATTCCCAAAAAATATATATTAAAAGTTGAAGGCAGAATAAATGCTAAAGATTTCAATAAAATAAAAAAAGGAACCAAACTAGAAGACACTTTTTTAAAACCAGATTCAGTGAAAATTTTAAAAAAAGATGAAAAAAGTACTACAGTAGAAATAGAAATACATAGTGGCCAAAAAAGAATTCTTAGAAGATTTTTTAAGAAATTTGGATATCCTGTAAAAAGATTATTGAGAATCCAAATTGGAAATATAAAATTAGGTGATCTAAAAGAAAAAGAAATAAAAATAATAGGGGAAGAAGAGATTCTAAAATTAAAGAGAAGGTTAAGGAAATAA
- the rsmG gene encoding 16S rRNA (guanine(527)-N(7))-methyltransferase RsmG, whose product MENKEIEILIKLCNQNGINFSEKQIELFDKYLSMYMKWNKVYNLSSIRKKEEVVKKHFFDSLTLVKLFEIKNIDITNKTIADFGTGGGFPGVPLKIYYQDKIELYLIDSIQKKCIFLEMLRKELNLKYNVICDRAENIKEKFNIVVSRATGETFEVLKIGKNLLKNKGYLIIMKGQKIEEEVKPFTIEIEFKNYPSRKFIVIEKHERKTK is encoded by the coding sequence ATGGAAAATAAAGAGATAGAAATACTAATAAAACTTTGCAACCAAAATGGTATAAATTTTTCAGAAAAGCAAATAGAACTTTTTGACAAATATCTGTCTATGTATATGAAATGGAATAAAGTTTATAACCTATCTTCCATTAGAAAAAAAGAAGAAGTAGTTAAAAAACATTTTTTTGATAGTTTAACACTTGTCAAACTTTTTGAAATAAAAAACATAGATATTACAAATAAAACAATAGCAGATTTTGGCACAGGTGGTGGTTTTCCGGGAGTACCTTTAAAAATTTATTATCAAGACAAGATAGAACTTTATCTCATAGATTCTATACAAAAAAAATGTATATTTCTTGAAATGCTTAGAAAAGAGTTAAATTTAAAATATAATGTAATATGTGATAGAGCTGAAAATATAAAAGAAAAGTTTAATATTGTTGTAAGTAGAGCTACAGGAGAAACTTTTGAAGTTTTAAAAATAGGTAAAAATTTATTAAAAAATAAAGGCTATTTAATAATAATGAAAGGACAAAAAATAGAAGAAGAAGTTAAACCTTTTACTATAGAAATAGAATTTAAGAATTACCCTTCAAGAAAATTTATAGTAATAGAAAAACATGAAAGAAAGACTAAATAA
- a CDS encoding N-glycosylase/DNA lyase: MIPPKEEIEKAISEVKKYVDQRIKEFKNLKSKNLTTFNFRPFLDIEPYQADIFSEACFCILTANSSAAMGIKIQKSIGIKGFKNLDLKDLYEKIREHGHRFAMQRAERIVKLREKENFLLDIAKEKDGKKAREKLVKEIYGYGYKEASHFLRNIGFDDVAIIDRHISRFLFEKGLVKPRKTITKKVYLECEEALEKIAKDFKLTQAELDLYIFYIKTKKVLK, encoded by the coding sequence TTGATACCACCAAAGGAAGAGATAGAAAAAGCTATTTCTGAAGTTAAAAAATATGTAGACCAAAGAATAAAAGAGTTTAAAAATCTAAAAAGCAAAAATCTTACTACTTTTAACTTTAGACCTTTCTTAGATATTGAGCCTTATCAAGCAGATATATTTTCAGAGGCTTGTTTTTGCATTTTAACTGCTAATTCTTCTGCTGCTATGGGAATAAAAATTCAAAAGTCTATAGGAATAAAAGGTTTTAAAAATTTAGACTTAAAAGATCTTTATGAGAAAATCAGAGAACATGGACATAGATTTGCCATGCAAAGAGCAGAAAGAATTGTAAAGCTTAGAGAAAAAGAAAATTTCCTTTTAGATATAGCAAAAGAAAAAGATGGTAAAAAAGCAAGAGAGAAATTAGTAAAAGAAATATATGGATATGGATATAAAGAGGCAAGCCATTTTTTAAGGAATATAGGTTTTGATGATGTTGCAATAATAGATAGACATATATCAAGATTTTTATTTGAAAAAGGTCTTGTAAAGCCAAGGAAAACTATTACAAAAAAAGTTTATCTTGAATGTGAAGAAGCTTTAGAAAAGATAGCCAAAGATTTTAAATTGACCCAAGCAGAATTAGATCTTTATATCTTTTATATAAAAACAAAAAAAGTTTTAAAATAA
- a CDS encoding helix-turn-helix domain-containing protein yields the protein MNFDFENLQQIIKEEREKQNLSLEDISKKIKVPLYVLKELETDPSFFNKNYPYSFYVVREILNLLKIEDLDFNLAEEEEKKQNKQLKKENGSFLSNLKNKIISMFKLLFLSFSLFTFFFLNYSFQKQKEEKKEIPLIEYNEKINKDFSINQKKLENIHKLQLIAKKDIWLSAIVDGKQHIFNLKKNNKLDISFKEKIYFETIGNADGLIIKVNNKNIKLTENDIIHNIFVDKSGIFKNGYNLLKENS from the coding sequence TTGAACTTTGATTTTGAAAATTTACAGCAAATTATTAAGGAAGAAAGGGAAAAACAAAATTTATCTTTAGAAGATATTAGTAAAAAAATAAAAGTTCCATTATATGTACTAAAAGAATTAGAAACAGATCCTTCATTTTTTAATAAAAATTATCCATATAGTTTTTATGTTGTAAGAGAAATATTAAATTTATTAAAAATTGAAGATTTAGATTTTAACTTGGCAGAAGAAGAAGAAAAAAAACAGAATAAACAATTAAAAAAAGAAAATGGTAGTTTTCTTTCCAATTTAAAAAATAAAATAATCTCAATGTTTAAACTTCTATTTTTATCTTTTAGTTTGTTTACATTTTTCTTTTTAAACTATAGTTTCCAAAAGCAAAAAGAAGAGAAAAAAGAAATACCCCTAATAGAATATAATGAAAAAATTAATAAAGATTTTTCTATAAATCAAAAAAAGTTAGAAAATATTCATAAACTACAATTAATAGCTAAAAAAGATATATGGTTAAGTGCTATAGTAGATGGAAAACAACATATTTTTAATTTGAAAAAAAATAATAAACTTGATATTTCTTTTAAAGAAAAGATATATTTTGAAACAATAGGAAATGCAGATGGGCTTATTATTAAAGTAAATAATAAAAATATTAAATTGACAGAAAATGATATTATTCATAACATTTTTGTAGATAAATCAGGTATATTTAAAAATGGATATAATCTTCTAAAGGAAAATAGTTGA